GGAAGATTTGGCCCGTCCTGGTCACGTGTTCCCGCTGCGCGCACGTAAAGGCGGTGTTCTGGCTCGTCGTGGTCATACCGAAGGCACGGTGGATCTAATGCAAATGGCTGGTTTGCTGCCATCAGGTGTGCTGTGTGAAGTGACTAACCCGGACGGCACTATGGCTAAAACGCCGGAGATCGTTGCATTTGGTAAACTGCACAACATGCCGGTGCTGACCATCGAAGACATGGTCATGTACCGCATGCAATACGACCTTAAGCTGGCTTAAGTCGTTTTACACTGTAAAGAGCGCGCATCGACGCGCTCTTTTTGATCCCGCTGTTTCGGGGACACACAGGATTATAATCAGGACAGTCCTGTCAAGCCGTCCCCCGTTTACGGGACTCCCACAGCAGATCTGAGGAATTAGTGAGGGCATACACTCTGAACTGAAAAATGCTCAGCAACCCGGGACAGAAGATAAAACGGTACCTAAAGCACCGTTTTATCTAAGTTACGCAAATCGCGTTTCCAGGTAGCGTATGATTTCAGAAGACTCGTACATCCATTCCACTTTGCCATCTTGTTCAATGCGCAGGCAAGGCACTTTGACTTTGCCACCACCTTCGAGCAGTTCCTGACGGTGCTTCGAACCCTGAGACGCATTACGTTTCTCAATCGGTAAATTTAATTTATACATAGCTCTGCGAGTCTTGGTGCAAAAAGGACATGCCGTAAATTGGTATAAACTGAGGTTCTGTGTTTGCTGATTTACTTCTTGCTGCTGCTGGGCAGGACGTTTTTTCTTACTGCCACGAGTCAGCAAGTCACCAGCGATGATGATGCCACCGAGTAGGTTGCGGATTAAACTAACTAAAATTTTCATTGAGGGGTACTCTCGTGCTTGAATGCGTGGATAAACTCGGCGTTATTCTATCGGCAAAACTGCTGAGTTATAAGAGGCACGACGTTATCAGATATGAATAATCCGCAGGCCTGACTAATGCGATGGCCAAAGTGTTGTAGCCAGACAGCGCTGGCTAGGGACGCTGACCAGATAGTACGCCCGACTGCGCGCACTATCTGGAATTAAGCTAACTGTCTGAGGTTAGTTTGTGGTGGTTGGCACCGGATTCAATGACTGTGGCTCAATGCTGCCGGTCGTTGGCGAAACGGCCTCACGGAGCGTGGCGGGTGCGGTATTACCGGCCTCACCAGTCGCTGTTGGCTTTGGTGGCGCAGAGTTTGCGGTAATCACGGTTTGTACCGTTTTGCTGTATGACTCCAGCAGTGTCGACAAGCGCTCGCTCAGTGCTTTTTCATGCTGCAGTGCGGTTTGGCTGGCCGCCAGTTCGGCTTGCGTTGCTTGCAGTTTCGCTTGGACCACATTGAGCTCTTGAGTACGACTGCTCAGTTGCTGTGCCAATTCATCGTTTTGGCCGGAAACCTCACTGTTATTTGCCTGCAGTGAAGCGAGGATCGCTTTTGCTTGCTTGCCGAATGACTGGTCGCGGTAGTCTGCTCCGTCGATTTGCTGGGAAATCTCCAGTAAAGATTTCTCGTAGTTCAGCACGACCGGTTCAAAATTACGGTTTTTTACCAGAGAAAGTTTAGTGACTTCGTTCGCCACGTTCACCGTATGATTCAATTCGAATTCTGCTGTTTTCACTGCTTGTTCGATGGCTTTGAAATCACGCGAATCGGTTTTAATGGCCAATTCAACTTTGGCGACTTCCGCTTCTGCCTGTTGATAGGTCAGCGGCGCCTGGAAATTCAGCTTAGTGGTGCGAAACTCCAGCAGCTTTGCTTTTAACGGGGTGACGTATTTTTTCAGGACGACTTTGATTTCCAGCTGCTTGGCCTTATCCAGAAATTTCACCTGAGCAAACTGAGCGTCGTTGAGCTCATTTTCGTCGATATATCTGAATAGTTTCAGGTAGCTGGCGTGGATTTGGCTGTAATCTGAGGCGTACGCTGTTTTGGTATCCAACTGGTCGAGATAATCCATTTGCGAGATGGAATCGGCAAGTAACTCATCGGCTTGTGCTTTCAGCTGAGTTAATTGCTGGTACAGAGCTTTCGTTTCCCCTAACAGCTCCATGTACTTTTCAGCATAAGTCGCAGAGCTGAAGATGGAATAGTCTTCGGTGGTTTCACTCGGATCCTCAACAATATCGTTGTAAACCTCAGTGGTCTCTTCCCAGGCATCCTGCAGATCACGAACTTTTCCTGGTGAGTAAAGCTTAAATGACTCTAGGTCGGCCATAGTCTCGTGCCACTGACTTTGTTCGGCTTTGATTTGCTCGAACAGCGTGAACGCATCGGTTTGAGTGGCAACTTGCTGAGGGTTCGTCGTATCCGGCGCCGAATTCTGCGTATTACCTGTGCTTTGACAGCCTGTCAGCGCTGAAACAATCACGCCAGCCACTGCTGCTGTTTTGAATAACTTCATATGAATAGCTCTATCATTGTTAAGTTTATCGGGATAGTCATTATTATTTGATTCATTTCTGAGTCTGCGAGTCTCTCATTTTTGAGATGATTGATCATCCATTTATCATATTTTTGATGTATCGATGGGATTTTCGCCGCTTGTCTGTGTTTCAGCGTAATGGCTGAGCGGGACACACGTTTATGTCAGTCACATTTTTAGGCGTGTGTCGCAAATAAATTCGGCTGACCGTTAACAGTTATGCGCGCTTAACTCTCGGATATTCTTATTAACGTGACAGCTCAATAATTGACAATTATTCACCAGGTAAATAATATCGCCGCCTATTTATTAATAATTTTGTCATTTATCTGGGTATGGTGCGCGGTTTGAAAAGCATTCGCTTTGGTTTGTTGTCTTTATTGCTGGCGTTACATGCTGTGGGGTATGCCGATGAGCCAAGCAAGCAGGAGCGCAGTTTCCGGGCTACAGGCGAATGGCACAAAGACATTTTGTACAGCGACGCAGATTCAAGCCGTATCTGGCTGCAGTATGCTTATAAAGCCTGGTCATTGATGGGGGAGCCGGTCGAGCATTGCATTGTGAAATGGTCTCTGAGCGAGTCTGCACGTTTCAACTTGTATAATCCGTATACTAAGCAGATTGAAACCGTTGCCCCGCCGCGCGATGTGCTGATGAAAGTTCGCCTGCATTTTCGTGATATTGAGGTCAGTATCGATAGCGTTAATAAGGTGCGTTGTGATGGCGGTGCAGTAGGCAAACCTGGCCTACGCGGTCTGTTAGGTACAGAAATAATCCCGGCTCCAGCGAGCTTTAATAGCCCGGGTTCACCGAATTGGAACCAGTTTTTTCTTTCCTCTGCACTGATTGGCACCGAGCAGCGTGATGGTCGCAGCTATCTGGACGAATCGCAGGCCAAACCGTTATTTAAGCGCCTGATGGGGCAGAGCAGAAACCTGACGTTTTGGGACGTTAAGCTGGTCGATGCACAGCTGGATATCAGCGGAATCAAACGCTGGTTTCTGGCCGGAGCTAAACAGCGGGCTGAGAAAAAGCAATCCAAATCGCCAAGCACGCCAACATTGCAAGCGGCCGTGCCAGGCAGCGAGAAGAGGCAAAGTCAGCCTGCATCCGGCTCTGATAAAGTGAGCTCTCACGCTTCTAGTGCAGGCAATAATGCATCGCAATCTTCTGCTTTCAACCCGTTCTCTTCTGCTTCACCCGGGCGTGTAACCCATCAGGCCACTATCAGTGGTGCGTCTGTTCCGTCAGAGCCAAGCAGCGCGCAAGCGGCTGCCAGCATGTTACTGCTGATAGATACTTCTGGCAGCATGGGTGGTACGAGACTGAAAGAGGCTAAACACGCCGCCATCGAATTAATTAAAAAGTCAGTGCGCAGTAATACCGAAGTCTCTGTTCTGGCATTCAGCGGCACCTGTGATGCACCAATAACCAACCATCACCCGTTTAGTGTGGACAGCGCGTCACTCAGCACTTTTGTCGCCAGTCTGCAGGCGGACGGGGGCACACCGATGAGCGCTGCGGTGGAATATGCCAATGTTTATCTGGCCAATAACCGCAGCCGGCAATCGGGCAGCGAAATGATTCTGTTGCTCGCCGATGGTGATGATGGCTGCAAGATCTTGTCTCCTGTGGTGGATGAGCTGAAAAGCCGCGGCATTTTGTTTCGTCATCAGACGGTTGGGTTGGAGCTGAACAGTGGCTCCGGCGCGGCGCGTGACCTCAAACAGTTGGCAGAGCAAAGTGGCGGTGATTACGCAGCGGCAGCGAAGGCCAGCCAACTGTCACAGACTTTTGAAAACGCGGCGATCGCGATGGGCATTCTGTCGTTAATCGGTTCGTATGATGCAACGCCGTCCGCTCCGTCGGCGAGCTCGAATTTGCAACACACAATATGGGATGGATTTGGTGAATAAAATCAGAACTTGGCTGCTGGTGGCAATGCTTTGCTCCGGCAGTAGTGCATGGGCATTAACCAAAGAGCAGCAGGTTGATCAGTCTTTACTGGCGGCTCAGACCTTTTATAAAGACGGGCGTTATGGCAAAGCCTTTGAGGAATTTGCCACAGTTGAACAGGTCGGTTTGGCTCTGGACGACAGTTTTCACTTCTTTTATGCCATGTCGGGTTATCACAGCAATCAGTACAGCAAGGCCTGGAGCGAGATAAACCGTTACCTCGCATTGACCGGGCGCAGCGGTGCTTACTATCAAAAAGCCCTCGAATTGCATCAGAAGTTAGAGCCTCAGGTCTCGAAAGCTGCCAAAGCCGCGCTGGAAAAATTTGAATCCAGTCGCAGTGACTGGCTTAAACACGAGAAAAAGCAACGCCTGACTAACCAAGAGGTGTCGGCATGGGCGGCGCAGCAAAGTACGGTCATGCAGCAGATGATCAAAAGCCAGCAGTTTGATGCCGCGCAGACGCGGGCACAAGAGGGCAAAGCCCGGCTGGAACGCTATTCCGGCGCTCTGATCTCGCGTTCAGAGAACTTGTACCGGCTGGAGCATGACCTGGCCAGCGTGACCCAGTTGTTGCGCTTTAAGCTGATTGAGCAAACTACTATTGACGCTCATCGCGCGCAGTTGGATAAATTGCAGCGCTGGTTCCGCGCGCTGGATTTTGAGCGTTTTGACGCTCTTTATTCTGTGGAAAAACAGCAGCTCGGTGCTGAAACCAAACGTGCTTTCACTCAAAAGGCCGATATTGATCAAGCGGCTCAGCAGGAGGCTCGCAGCCTGCGGAGCAAAATGGCGTGCTTTAGCGCCAAGTCCCAATTGAAGGCATTTGAGCAATATGGCATTGACGATGCGAACGGGACGACTCGTTTACGTACCACCATCCGTGATAACTGTAACCAGGGCTAAGCAGTATGAAAACATCCGTTATTAAAACGTCAGTGATCAGTCTGACACTGGCCAGCGTTGTTGGTTGTAGTAGTCAGTATCGCAGGGTAGAGGAACCGGTTGAAGGGAAGTTCCAGCAGTCACTGGATCAGTATCAGGTCAATAAGCAGGGATGGGAAATCGTATTTCGTCAGCAGGGCCGGTACTACTCTCATCTGGGGATCGCCGAGAGTGTCTCTGCCAAAGTCATGGAACAACAAGGTGTGATGAATTACAGCTACAGTGGCAGTAATCCGGACGACTGTATCCTGTTTACGGTCAGCACGTTTGGCTTACTGTGGGCCATTGACACCTTAATGTGGACCGCACAGTTCGGGACGTCGAATACTTCCTGCTGGTCTCAGGTGATAGATACTGATCCGTATCCATCATGGAGCCGCAGTTACGCGACCGGTCAGTACGCACATTATTATCGTTTGCAGCAATCTGTTGGCCCGACAGTGACTTACAAAAATAAACCGTTAAGTGGTCGCTTTGTTGAACCTGGCGTCTGGCGCTTTGAGAATAACCAGTTACCGGCTGATTTCGATATCGCTGACGTCAAACTTCCTTAGCCGAAGTCTCAGGCGGGAGAGAAAGGAGGTCTACATGCCTTCGTGTAGCTACCTAGGTAACGGCCAGCTTTTGCTGGCCGTTTTGTTATATCTGTTTGTAATACAGTTTGGCTATCCAGAAGGAAGTCAGGCCATTTTTTGCCTGAGAGCAGACGAAAACCTGCCTGGCCCGGGCAGGTTTTGGCCCCTGATTTTATTGAGGTATTCTCCTGTTCATTATTAATCAAACGGAACAATTGAATGCTTTATGACGTATTTGATGAGAGCAAGCCTCATCGATGCCCATTCTCTAATCCGAACCCTGAAACATGCAGGTGTTCCAGCTGTCATATGGCCCGAGACTGGGCAAAATAGAGAGCGGCACTTAATACTGCAAAAGCACACAACATGGGAAATGGAGGCACCTCTGTCCCCGTGGCCCGGCAAATAGATATTCCTGAAGCGCCCAAATGTACGCACAAGCTGCCCTGGATACTCTCGGACCTGGGCGGGGCTGAAGTCATCGATATGGCATCAATGGTCAGTAACACGGTCAAGCATTTCGGGGAGTAATACAATGACTGACGGTGACGGGCACCTGGAAAAATCGGCATAAAAACCTTGTCACCGATTTCGGCTGATTTCGCCCAAATAGATGAATTTTATTTTTTGTGTTTGAATGCTCATTCCTTGATTCAGTTGAAAACTTGTCAATGTTCAGGCTGAACACTGACAAAGTCTGATCCGGTATTTATTTACATTTCAATGTCTTCACCGTCTCTTTTGCGCAGGCGGAGAAATGACGGGAAAGATCGCTGCGGATACGATCTGAGGCGTAATTGCCCCTGTGGTAGTATTCAAGCTAAAAAAGTTTATCTGGGCAATCCTTGCAACCGATCGAATAGGTCAGCAGCATAAGTAATGGTTTCGGGCGGTAAGGCTGCTTAGCCTTGCCCCTGCTAAGTGTTTGATTGTGTGGCTGACAGTAATTGATCTAGGGTCTGCTGCTGATAGGACCGCTAATTAGTGGTGAATAATTTGGATTTTATAGTATAACTGCTGTTTATTTGTTCAAAATTCATGAACAATCCAATCAAATCTATCCTATCGAACAAAATGTGATCTAGTCGTAATATTTATCTCAAGCGCTAAGGCGCATCGATAAACAAAACTA
This Vibrio ostreae DNA region includes the following protein-coding sequences:
- a CDS encoding glutathione S-transferase N-terminal domain-containing protein, which gives rise to MKILVSLIRNLLGGIIIAGDLLTRGSKKKRPAQQQQEVNQQTQNLSLYQFTACPFCTKTRRAMYKLNLPIEKRNASQGSKHRQELLEGGGKVKVPCLRIEQDGKVEWMYESSEIIRYLETRFA
- a CDS encoding vWA domain-containing protein, with the translated sequence MKSIRFGLLSLLLALHAVGYADEPSKQERSFRATGEWHKDILYSDADSSRIWLQYAYKAWSLMGEPVEHCIVKWSLSESARFNLYNPYTKQIETVAPPRDVLMKVRLHFRDIEVSIDSVNKVRCDGGAVGKPGLRGLLGTEIIPAPASFNSPGSPNWNQFFLSSALIGTEQRDGRSYLDESQAKPLFKRLMGQSRNLTFWDVKLVDAQLDISGIKRWFLAGAKQRAEKKQSKSPSTPTLQAAVPGSEKRQSQPASGSDKVSSHASSAGNNASQSSAFNPFSSASPGRVTHQATISGASVPSEPSSAQAAASMLLLIDTSGSMGGTRLKEAKHAAIELIKKSVRSNTEVSVLAFSGTCDAPITNHHPFSVDSASLSTFVASLQADGGTPMSAAVEYANVYLANNRSRQSGSEMILLLADGDDGCKILSPVVDELKSRGILFRHQTVGLELNSGSGAARDLKQLAEQSGGDYAAAAKASQLSQTFENAAIAMGILSLIGSYDATPSAPSASSNLQHTIWDGFGE
- a CDS encoding outer membrane protein assembly factor BamD, coding for MNKIRTWLLVAMLCSGSSAWALTKEQQVDQSLLAAQTFYKDGRYGKAFEEFATVEQVGLALDDSFHFFYAMSGYHSNQYSKAWSEINRYLALTGRSGAYYQKALELHQKLEPQVSKAAKAALEKFESSRSDWLKHEKKQRLTNQEVSAWAAQQSTVMQQMIKSQQFDAAQTRAQEGKARLERYSGALISRSENLYRLEHDLASVTQLLRFKLIEQTTIDAHRAQLDKLQRWFRALDFERFDALYSVEKQQLGAETKRAFTQKADIDQAAQQEARSLRSKMACFSAKSQLKAFEQYGIDDANGTTRLRTTIRDNCNQG